The genomic window GGATACAATTAAATTACAAGCAGGAGTAATTGTTGAAATTAATGGTTTAGTTTCAAAATATCAAAGAAGTTTACAAGTTAAAATTAATAATTATGAAATTATTCCTTTACAAGAGGCAGATCTTAATTTGTTTGTTAAAAGTGCTCCAGTTAGTGAAAGTTTAATGTGGGAACAAATTAATGAGTTTATTGGAGAGATTAAAAATAATGTTTGAAAACAAATTGTTGAAGAAATTTTAAACAAGCAACAAGCTCGTTTTAAAATTTCTCAAGCGGCGGCTAGACATCACCATAATATTCATTCAGGATTAATGTGACATACACTAACAATGTTACAAACAGCAAAAGCAATTTGTGAAATTTATAATGATCGTAAAATTAATAAAAGTTTATTATATGCGGGAATTATTTTACATGATATGGGAAAAACTAAGGAGTTGCAAGGCGATTTAACAGTTGAATATAGTTTGCAAGGCAAACTAGTAGGTCATATTTCAATTATGGCTGGTGAAATTGCTACCATTGGCGAGAAATTACAATTAGATATGCAACAAGTATTTTTATTACAACATATGGTTTTAGCAAGTCATGGTAAAAATGAATATGGTTCTCCGGTTTTGCCACAAATTATGGAAGCAGAAATTTTGCATCATATTGATAATTTAGATGCGAGAATTTATGCGATTGATAGTGGATTAGAACAAGTTGAAAAGGAATCTTTTTCACAACGCATCGGAGGATTAGAAAATCGTAGTTTTTATCGTCACAATTATTTTGACGATAAAAATTAAA from Spiroplasma endosymbiont of Agriotes lineatus includes these protein-coding regions:
- a CDS encoding 3'-5' exoribonuclease YhaM family protein, with translation MIKDLKANSNVLDKFLVEKVNQGTASNGATYLTVTLKDKTGLIEARLWNSQREDTIKLQAGVIVEINGLVSKYQRSLQVKINNYEIIPLQEADLNLFVKSAPVSESLMWEQINEFIGEIKNNVWKQIVEEILNKQQARFKISQAAARHHHNIHSGLMWHTLTMLQTAKAICEIYNDRKINKSLLYAGIILHDMGKTKELQGDLTVEYSLQGKLVGHISIMAGEIATIGEKLQLDMQQVFLLQHMVLASHGKNEYGSPVLPQIMEAEILHHIDNLDARIYAIDSGLEQVEKESFSQRIGGLENRSFYRHNYFDDKN